A single window of Polaribacter sp. SA4-10 DNA harbors:
- a CDS encoding ABC transporter permease, translated as MKQLLKTFKVAFQSINKNRTRSLLTALGIIIGVAAVIMTISAGEGATQAVQNQISGLGTNLLMISTKSEHRAGIEVRMGRRIDQKDFEIIQKNSVWLSKLSPLVANGVKAIGPSGNKSTTIYGVASDYFDILSREIISGSGFTNEDVKIARKVCVIGNTIKKELYDNLDPVGQQIRINKVPFTIVGLLKEEGQGTIGQDQDNMLIAPYTTIQNRLYGHGRGYNMIMASAISEDHILDAETEITALLRESHRILEGEEDDFEVTTQIELQEITGNVTGILTLILGAIASISLLVGGIGIMNIMLVSVTERTREIGTRLAIGARETDILTQFLIEAIVLSLAGGFIGILLGIAGNQIIYKATNFYIPTAVNSILIGFGFSVLVGVVFGYFPARKAAKLNPIDALRYE; from the coding sequence ATGAAACAATTGCTAAAAACATTTAAAGTAGCGTTTCAATCTATAAATAAAAACAGGACACGTAGTTTATTAACTGCACTTGGAATTATTATTGGAGTAGCCGCTGTTATAATGACAATTTCTGCAGGAGAAGGCGCAACACAAGCAGTACAAAATCAAATATCTGGTTTGGGTACGAACTTATTAATGATAAGTACCAAATCTGAACATAGAGCGGGAATAGAAGTAAGAATGGGAAGGCGAATAGATCAAAAGGATTTTGAAATTATACAAAAAAATTCAGTTTGGTTATCTAAACTATCTCCTTTAGTAGCGAATGGGGTAAAAGCAATTGGACCTAGTGGTAATAAGTCTACAACAATTTATGGGGTAGCTTCAGATTATTTTGATATTCTAAGTAGAGAAATTATTTCTGGAAGTGGTTTTACAAATGAAGATGTAAAAATTGCCCGTAAAGTGTGTGTCATTGGGAATACGATTAAGAAAGAACTCTATGATAATTTAGATCCAGTAGGGCAGCAAATAAGAATAAATAAAGTTCCTTTTACAATTGTAGGTCTTTTAAAAGAAGAAGGACAAGGCACCATTGGGCAAGATCAAGACAACATGTTAATTGCACCTTACACTACCATTCAGAACAGATTGTACGGACATGGAAGAGGGTATAATATGATTATGGCAAGTGCAATAAGCGAAGATCATATTTTAGATGCAGAAACTGAAATTACAGCGCTTTTAAGAGAATCTCATCGTATTTTAGAGGGGGAAGAAGATGATTTTGAAGTGACCACTCAAATAGAATTACAGGAAATTACAGGAAATGTAACCGGTATTTTAACCTTAATATTAGGGGCAATCGCTAGTATTTCACTTCTTGTTGGTGGCATTGGTATTATGAATATTATGCTCGTTTCAGTTACAGAACGTACAAGAGAAATTGGCACCAGATTAGCAATTGGCGCAAGAGAAACAGATATTTTAACGCAATTTTTAATTGAAGCGATTGTGCTGAGTTTAGCAGGTGGTTTTATAGGAATTTTACTGGGAATTGCAGGGAATCAAATTATTTATAAAGCCACCAATTTTTACATACCAACCGCTGTAAATTCTATTTTAATAGGGTTTGGTTTTTCTGTATTAGTTGGTGTCGTTTTTGGGTATTTCCCTGCAAGAAAAGCAGCAAAACTAAATCCTATAGATGCTTTAAGGTATGAGTAA
- a CDS encoding ABC transporter ATP-binding protein — translation MALKKVIETKNLGRVFKNGDIEVYALSEIDITIEEGEFVAIMGSSGSGKSTLLHILGCLDTPTSGQYFLDGVYVNDLNKNELADIRNQKIGFIFQSYNLLSRTTALENVELPLVYDRTGRFSNSKELAKKALEQVGLGNRIYHKTNELSGGQQQRVAIARALVNNPALILSDEATGNLDSSTSIDIADLFVHLNNEGKTILMITHEPEIAQFAKRMIYLRDGRVLTDELIKERSTKESALKELELNG, via the coding sequence ATGGCTTTAAAAAAAGTAATAGAAACGAAGAATTTAGGTCGTGTTTTTAAAAATGGCGACATAGAAGTCTACGCGCTTTCTGAAATTGATATTACCATAGAAGAAGGAGAATTTGTAGCAATTATGGGGTCTTCAGGTTCTGGGAAATCAACCTTATTACATATTTTAGGCTGTTTAGATACGCCAACTTCTGGACAATATTTTTTAGATGGTGTATATGTTAATGACTTGAATAAAAATGAATTAGCAGATATTAGAAATCAAAAAATAGGATTCATTTTTCAAAGTTACAATCTCTTATCAAGAACAACAGCTTTAGAAAATGTAGAATTACCATTGGTTTATGATAGAACTGGGCGTTTTTCAAATTCAAAAGAACTTGCAAAAAAAGCCTTAGAACAAGTAGGTTTGGGAAATCGTATTTATCATAAAACAAATGAACTTTCTGGAGGACAACAACAAAGAGTTGCAATTGCAAGAGCTTTGGTAAATAACCCGGCACTTATTTTATCTGATGAAGCAACAGGAAATTTAGATAGTAGCACCAGTATAGATATTGCCGATTTATTTGTGCATTTAAACAATGAAGGGAAAACGATTTTAATGATTACCCATGAACCAGAAATAGCACAATTTGCAAAACGAATGATTTACTTAAGAGATGGGCGTGTTTTAACAGATGAACTCATTAAGGAGAGAAGCACCAAAGAAAGTGCACTAAAAGAGTTAGAATTAAACGGATAA
- a CDS encoding efflux RND transporter periplasmic adaptor subunit, whose translation MKKLKWILPIVLILALIAYFFIKPQIDAKNIAYVFTPLEKGNIELAVSSTGTLEAINTVEIGTQISGTIKKIYVDYNDKVKAGEVLAEMDLKLLKTNLTSAQANLAVSTVQLNQCTEEYNRSKALYEKGVISQQEFSNSKYIYEQALSAKKASSAAVKNIQVSINYAHITSPISGTVTERSVEEGQTVAASFSTPKMFIIAEDLSKMQILADVDESDIGYIINNMPVRFSVQTYPEKKFKGKVSQIRLQPLEINNVVNYQVVVDVDNDKGLLLPGMTTNLDFITSTAEGVFLINNSAFRFRPTEKMLKEVKSILVSKSKTVLLDSIQKQFIKAINTSETYTPANFKKTLPTNIDGFFYLNNLKKIDFMFVEIGIKTGLQSEIRKLLDGSELTEELKAINGIKSKK comes from the coding sequence ATGAAAAAATTAAAATGGATTCTTCCTATAGTTTTAATACTTGCTCTAATCGCTTATTTTTTTATAAAACCTCAGATTGATGCAAAAAACATTGCATATGTTTTTACGCCTTTAGAAAAAGGAAATATTGAACTGGCAGTATCTAGTACCGGAACTTTAGAGGCAATAAATACCGTAGAAATTGGAACTCAAATTTCTGGAACTATCAAAAAAATCTATGTAGATTATAATGATAAAGTGAAAGCGGGTGAGGTTTTAGCCGAAATGGATTTAAAATTATTAAAAACCAATTTAACAAGTGCTCAAGCTAATTTAGCAGTAAGTACGGTGCAACTAAACCAATGTACAGAAGAGTACAATAGAAGTAAAGCTTTGTATGAAAAAGGGGTCATCTCACAACAAGAATTTAGCAACTCTAAATATATCTATGAACAAGCTTTAAGTGCTAAAAAAGCTTCTTCAGCGGCTGTAAAAAACATACAAGTAAGTATTAACTATGCACACATTACATCTCCTATTAGCGGTACAGTAACAGAAAGAAGTGTAGAAGAGGGGCAAACCGTTGCAGCATCATTTTCAACACCAAAAATGTTTATCATCGCAGAAGATTTATCAAAAATGCAAATCTTAGCAGATGTAGATGAAAGTGATATTGGTTATATTATTAATAATATGCCCGTTCGTTTTAGTGTGCAAACCTATCCAGAGAAAAAATTTAAAGGAAAAGTGAGCCAAATTAGATTACAACCCCTTGAGATTAACAATGTAGTTAATTACCAGGTTGTTGTAGATGTAGATAATGATAAAGGGCTGCTGTTACCAGGAATGACAACCAATCTTGATTTTATAACAAGTACTGCAGAAGGTGTTTTTCTTATTAATAATTCGGCTTTTAGATTTAGACCTACTGAGAAAATGCTTAAAGAAGTAAAATCAATATTAGTATCAAAAAGTAAAACAGTACTTTTAGATTCTATACAAAAGCAGTTTATAAAAGCCATAAACACATCAGAAACATATACTCCTGCAAACTTTAAAAAAACATTACCAACCAATATTGATGGTTTTTTCTATCTAAATAATCTAAAAAAAATAGATTTTATGTTTGTTGAAATTGGAATAAAAACAGGCTTACAATCGGAAATTAGAAAACTCTTAGATGGTTCTGAATTGACGGAAGAACTAAAAGCGATTAATGGTATTAAATCAAAAAAATAA
- a CDS encoding DEAD/DEAH box helicase gives MANQLKDQEEILHKLKIQELNAMQKEAISTINSSENTILLSPTGTGKTLAFALPLLNTLDPDLNEVQALILVPSRELAIQIEQVIRSMGSGYKVNAVYGGRPMSKDKIELKHTPAILIGTPGRVSDHFTNDRFSKEFIKTLILDEFDKSLEVGFEYEMRGIINQLNSLTKRILTSATQGVEVSDFVGFTNPVEVNFLGSKKSKLNIKIVVSPSKNKLNTLLHLLNHIGNQQGIIFCNLKDSIHTVSSFLETKNISHGCFSGGMEQKDRERSLIKFRNGTNQILIATDLAARGIDVPEMEYIIHYELPSFKEDFTHRNGRTARVSSKGTAYVLKWKDERLPDFIKNINIEDISKQAERKPVFWETLFISGGRKDKISKGDIAGLFLKQGNLTKDQLGTIELKQDCAFVAVPVTIAKDLVTKLNNTRLKKKKVRVTVI, from the coding sequence ATGGCAAATCAATTAAAAGATCAAGAAGAAATACTACATAAATTAAAGATTCAGGAATTAAATGCCATGCAAAAAGAGGCAATTTCTACTATTAATTCTAGTGAAAATACAATTTTATTATCACCTACAGGAACAGGTAAAACATTAGCTTTTGCTTTGCCTTTATTAAATACTTTAGATCCAGATCTTAATGAAGTGCAAGCATTAATATTAGTGCCTTCTAGAGAATTAGCAATACAGATAGAACAAGTAATTAGATCTATGGGTTCTGGGTATAAAGTAAATGCTGTCTATGGTGGTAGACCAATGTCTAAAGATAAGATTGAATTAAAACATACGCCTGCAATTTTAATAGGAACTCCAGGTAGAGTTTCAGATCATTTTACTAATGATCGTTTTTCTAAAGAATTTATAAAAACATTAATTTTAGATGAATTTGATAAGTCTTTAGAGGTTGGTTTTGAGTATGAAATGAGAGGAATCATTAATCAATTAAATTCGTTAACTAAACGTATACTAACCTCTGCAACACAGGGTGTTGAGGTTTCTGATTTTGTTGGTTTTACAAACCCAGTAGAAGTTAATTTTTTAGGTTCTAAAAAATCGAAACTAAACATAAAGATTGTTGTATCTCCTTCTAAAAATAAGTTGAACACGTTGTTGCATTTACTAAATCATATTGGTAATCAACAGGGAATAATTTTTTGTAATTTAAAAGATAGCATTCATACCGTAAGTTCTTTTTTAGAAACTAAAAACATTAGCCACGGTTGCTTTAGTGGAGGTATGGAGCAAAAAGATAGAGAACGTTCTTTAATAAAATTTAGAAACGGAACCAATCAAATTTTAATTGCTACAGATTTAGCTGCAAGAGGTATTGATGTGCCAGAAATGGAATATATAATTCACTACGAATTGCCTTCATTTAAAGAAGATTTTACACATAGAAATGGACGAACTGCAAGAGTTTCTTCAAAAGGAACTGCCTATGTATTAAAATGGAAAGATGAGCGTTTACCAGATTTTATAAAAAACATCAACATAGAAGATATTAGTAAACAAGCGGAAAGAAAACCTGTTTTTTGGGAAACTTTATTTATCTCAGGAGGAAGAAAAGATAAAATATCTAAAGGAGATATTGCTGGTTTATTCTTAAAACAAGGAAATTTAACAAAAGATCAATTGGGTACCATAGAGCTAAAGCAAGATTGTGCTTTTGTGGCTGTTCCTGTTACCATTGCTAAAGATTTAGTTACTAAACTAAATAATACACGTTTAAAAAAGAAAAAGGTAAGAGTTACAGTAATCTAA
- a CDS encoding EamA family transporter, producing MKNSKLLIIISFLSIYLVWGSTYLFNKIAVTELPPFFLASIRFTIAGILIMIISKLLKFKLAITKKQFINSLIASFLFLVYGNGVFVWALKYVDSGFAALLASTQPLFVLFLMRLIDRKPMQKKSMIGVGLGIFGMYLLVSQQDITASEGSLLGIFMIFTCVLSWSYGSVFVSKADLPKNFFVTTGYQMLIAGLLLGISSFAFNENWISPLAWSYKVKVAMVLLIVFGGIVAFTAFNYLLKVVSTEKVATSAYINPVVAIGMGWYFLDEVITLQSIIASIVLLTGVYFINSRKRRPIAKKVNASPKA from the coding sequence ATGAAGAACTCAAAACTATTAATAATCATTTCTTTTTTATCAATTTATTTGGTTTGGGGATCCACCTATTTGTTTAATAAAATTGCGGTTACAGAACTGCCTCCATTTTTCTTAGCTTCTATACGTTTTACCATTGCAGGGATTCTAATAATGATAATTTCTAAATTATTGAAATTTAAACTAGCAATCACAAAAAAGCAATTCATCAATTCACTTATTGCCAGTTTTCTTTTTCTAGTTTATGGAAATGGGGTTTTTGTTTGGGCATTAAAATATGTTGATAGTGGTTTTGCCGCACTTTTAGCTTCAACACAGCCCTTATTCGTGCTGTTTTTAATGCGTTTAATTGATAGGAAACCAATGCAAAAAAAATCGATGATTGGTGTTGGTTTAGGTATTTTTGGAATGTATTTATTAGTGAGTCAGCAAGATATTACTGCTTCTGAAGGTAGTCTTTTAGGAATTTTTATGATTTTTACCTGTGTTTTAAGCTGGAGTTATGGAAGTGTTTTTGTTTCTAAAGCAGATTTGCCAAAAAACTTCTTTGTAACTACAGGATATCAAATGTTAATAGCGGGTTTACTCCTAGGTATTTCTAGTTTTGCCTTCAATGAAAATTGGATTTCTCCTTTAGCGTGGAGTTATAAAGTAAAGGTTGCTATGGTATTATTAATTGTATTTGGTGGTATCGTTGCTTTTACAGCTTTTAACTATTTACTTAAAGTAGTCTCAACAGAAAAAGTTGCAACTTCTGCCTATATAAATCCTGTGGTCGCTATAGGAATGGGTTGGTACTTTTTAGATGAAGTAATTACGTTACAATCTATTATTGCATCAATTGTTTTGTTAACGGGAGTCTATTTTATTAATTCTAGAAAAAGAAGACCTATTGCAAAGAAAGTAAATGCATCTCCAAAAGCTTAA
- the yiaA gene encoding inner membrane protein YiaA yields the protein MNYQTSVSSNEETKKQSKRNKLQKEVNEKPTSAYVGATWGVVIIGLLSYCIGLWNASMELNEKGYYFAILLMGIYAVISLQKVVRDKAENIKVSDMYYGISWVVVITSLLLLIIGLRNADLELSEKGFYAMSYLLSLFGAITVQKNTRDIDFINTKTEEEK from the coding sequence ATGAATTATCAAACATCAGTTTCATCTAATGAAGAAACTAAAAAACAGTCAAAAAGAAATAAATTACAAAAAGAAGTAAATGAAAAACCAACTTCTGCTTATGTAGGCGCAACCTGGGGAGTTGTAATTATAGGATTGCTCTCTTATTGTATTGGTTTATGGAATGCAAGTATGGAGTTAAATGAGAAAGGGTACTATTTTGCGATCCTTTTAATGGGAATATATGCAGTAATATCGCTTCAAAAAGTAGTAAGAGATAAAGCTGAAAACATTAAAGTGAGTGATATGTATTATGGAATTAGTTGGGTTGTTGTAATTACCTCTTTGTTGCTGTTAATTATTGGGTTAAGAAATGCAGATTTAGAGTTAAGTGAAAAAGGATTCTATGCAATGTCTTATTTACTTAGTTTATTTGGCGCAATAACGGTTCAAAAAAACACGAGAGATATTGATTTTATCAACACTAAAACTGAAGAAGAAAAGTAG
- the hisIE gene encoding bifunctional phosphoribosyl-AMP cyclohydrolase/phosphoribosyl-ATP diphosphatase HisIE has translation MEIDFNKNNDGLVPAIIQDATTKNVLMLGYMNEEAFTKTKETKLVTFFSRTKNRLWTKGEESGNVLNLVDLKLDCDNDTLLIQVNPNGPTCHKGSDTCWNEENKPNYGFFSTLEEVITERVANKDTQKSYVASLFAKGINKVAQKVGEEAVETVIEAMDTNDELFLYESADLLFHYLMLLQAKGFTLKDIEAELKKRHK, from the coding sequence ATGGAGATAGATTTCAATAAAAATAATGACGGATTAGTACCAGCAATCATTCAAGATGCAACAACAAAAAATGTTTTGATGTTGGGCTATATGAATGAAGAAGCGTTTACTAAAACTAAAGAAACAAAATTAGTAACTTTTTTCAGCAGAACAAAAAATCGTCTTTGGACAAAAGGGGAAGAAAGTGGAAATGTATTGAATTTAGTTGATCTAAAACTAGATTGTGATAACGATACGTTATTGATTCAAGTAAACCCAAATGGACCAACGTGCCATAAAGGTTCTGATACCTGCTGGAATGAAGAAAACAAACCAAATTATGGTTTCTTTTCTACTTTAGAAGAGGTGATTACAGAGCGAGTTGCAAACAAAGACACTCAAAAATCGTATGTAGCCAGCTTATTTGCAAAAGGAATTAATAAAGTTGCTCAGAAAGTAGGTGAGGAAGCAGTTGAAACTGTTATTGAGGCCATGGATACTAATGATGAATTATTCTTATATGAATCTGCAGATTTGCTATTCCATTATTTAATGCTTTTACAGGCCAAAGGTTTCACTTTAAAAGATATTGAAGCTGAGTTAAAGAAAAGACATAAATAA
- a CDS encoding GNAT family N-acetyltransferase yields MKELQLRKYEDKYHKQFKDISLDWLNKYDLYEKADDDLLDNPNKYLEKGSSIFLAHFNDKVVGTISLIPIDKYKYEILKLGVVDGYKGLGIGAKLMQFCIDICIEKKVKTITLESSSRLKGALKLYEKLGFKHIEIVDAHFESADVKMELKLR; encoded by the coding sequence ATGAAAGAGTTACAACTTAGAAAATACGAAGACAAATATCATAAACAATTTAAAGACATCTCTTTAGATTGGCTGAATAAATATGACTTGTATGAAAAAGCGGATGATGATTTATTAGACAACCCTAATAAATATTTAGAAAAAGGGAGTTCAATTTTTTTAGCACACTTTAATGATAAAGTTGTAGGTACAATTAGTTTAATTCCTATTGATAAATATAAGTACGAAATATTAAAACTAGGGGTTGTTGACGGTTATAAAGGTTTAGGAATAGGTGCTAAATTAATGCAATTTTGTATCGATATTTGTATCGAGAAAAAGGTAAAGACAATTACATTAGAATCTAGTAGTCGATTAAAGGGTGCTTTAAAATTATATGAAAAACTAGGCTTTAAACATATAGAAATAGTAGATGCTCATTTTGAATCTGCTGACGTAAAAATGGAGTTAAAATTAAGATAA
- the hisF gene encoding imidazole glycerol phosphate synthase subunit HisF encodes MLTKRIIPCLDIKNGRTVKGVNFVNLIDAGDPVVLAKQYADLGADELVFLDISATLEGRKTMIEMVHQIAEQVNIPFTVGGGISSVENVNELLKWGADKVSINSSAVKRPDLINELAEKFGSQCVVVAIDAKQIDGEWFVHLAGGTIPTEIKLFDWAKEVEERGAGEILFTSMNHDGTKAGFANEALAHLSGLLNIPIIASGGAGTMQHFVDTFKEGKADAALAASVFHFGEIPILELKQELKKNNIPVRL; translated from the coding sequence ATGTTAACAAAAAGAATAATACCTTGTTTAGATATTAAAAACGGAAGAACTGTAAAAGGGGTTAATTTCGTGAATTTAATAGACGCTGGAGATCCTGTAGTTTTAGCAAAGCAATATGCAGATTTAGGCGCAGATGAATTGGTTTTTTTAGATATTTCTGCAACATTAGAAGGTAGAAAAACCATGATAGAAATGGTACATCAAATTGCCGAACAAGTAAATATACCATTTACAGTAGGTGGAGGAATTTCTTCTGTTGAGAATGTAAATGAGCTATTAAAATGGGGCGCAGATAAAGTATCTATTAATTCATCTGCAGTAAAAAGACCCGATTTAATTAATGAGTTAGCAGAAAAATTTGGGAGTCAATGTGTGGTAGTTGCTATAGATGCAAAACAAATTGACGGAGAATGGTTTGTACATTTGGCGGGGGGAACAATTCCTACAGAAATTAAATTATTTGATTGGGCAAAAGAAGTTGAAGAACGTGGCGCAGGAGAGATTTTATTCACTTCTATGAATCATGATGGAACAAAAGCTGGTTTTGCAAATGAAGCTTTGGCACATTTATCAGGATTGTTAAATATTCCAATCATTGCTTCTGGTGGCGCAGGAACGATGCAACATTTTGTAGATACCTTTAAAGAAGGAAAGGCAGACGCAGCTTTGGCAGCAAGTGTTTTTCACTTTGGAGAAATTCCTATTTTAGAATTAAAACAAGAGTTAAAGAAAAATAATATTCCGGTGAGACTTTAG
- the hisA gene encoding 1-(5-phosphoribosyl)-5-[(5-phosphoribosylamino)methylideneamino]imidazole-4-carboxamide isomerase → MRIIPAIDIIDGKCVRLTKGDYSTKKIYNESPLEVAKEFEAAGIEYLHVVDLDGAKASQIINHKVLEQIASKTNLKIDFGGGLKSDKDLEIAFNSGANQITGGSIAVKNSAIFESWIEKYGAQKIILGADFYPDNSGGKIATNGWQEESSLELIPFINEYQQKGIQYIICTDISKDGMLQGPSFDMYQQILSEVSNVKLIASGGISTFDELPKLAEIGCEGVIIGKAIYENKISLKQLEQFILNK, encoded by the coding sequence TTGAGAATAATTCCAGCCATAGATATTATTGACGGAAAGTGTGTTCGTTTAACAAAAGGCGATTATAGCACTAAGAAAATTTATAATGAAAGTCCGTTAGAAGTTGCAAAAGAGTTTGAAGCAGCAGGAATCGAATATTTACATGTTGTTGATTTAGATGGTGCAAAAGCGAGTCAGATTATCAATCATAAAGTATTAGAGCAAATTGCTAGTAAAACCAATTTAAAGATTGATTTTGGTGGTGGTTTAAAATCTGATAAAGATTTAGAAATTGCATTTAATTCTGGTGCGAATCAAATTACTGGAGGAAGTATTGCTGTTAAAAATAGTGCCATTTTTGAAAGTTGGATTGAAAAATATGGCGCTCAAAAGATAATTTTAGGCGCTGATTTCTATCCAGACAATTCTGGAGGAAAGATTGCAACGAATGGTTGGCAAGAAGAAAGTTCTTTAGAGTTGATTCCGTTTATTAATGAGTATCAACAAAAAGGAATTCAATATATAATTTGTACAGACATCTCTAAAGATGGTATGTTACAAGGACCAAGTTTTGATATGTATCAACAGATTTTATCTGAAGTAAGTAACGTAAAGCTAATTGCTTCTGGTGGAATTTCAACTTTTGATGAATTGCCTAAGTTAGCAGAAATTGGTTGTGAAGGAGTAATTATAGGAAAAGCGATTTATGAAAATAAAATTAGCTTAAAACAGTTAGAACAATTTATATTAAACAAATAG
- the hisH gene encoding imidazole glycerol phosphate synthase subunit HisH gives MKLIIIDYGAGNIKSIQFAFNRLGVEAVLSNNIDEIRAADKVIFPGVGEASSAMKMLQESGLDKIIPTLKQPVLGICLGMQLMCNSSEEGNTKGLGIFNTTVKKFSSELKVPQMGWNVIKDLKSSLFSGIKENEFMYLIHSYYAEHCKETIAATDYGLNYASALQHNNFYGVQFHPEKSGVKGAEILENFLELKTNN, from the coding sequence ATGAAACTCATAATTATAGATTACGGTGCAGGTAATATTAAAAGTATTCAGTTTGCCTTTAATAGGTTAGGAGTTGAAGCTGTTTTATCTAATAATATTGATGAAATTAGAGCTGCTGATAAAGTTATTTTCCCTGGAGTTGGAGAAGCAAGTTCTGCAATGAAAATGCTACAGGAAAGTGGCTTAGACAAAATAATACCTACTTTAAAACAACCTGTTTTGGGTATTTGTTTAGGGATGCAATTAATGTGTAATTCATCTGAAGAAGGAAACACAAAAGGCTTAGGTATTTTTAATACTACTGTAAAAAAGTTTTCAAGTGAGCTGAAAGTTCCTCAAATGGGATGGAATGTTATTAAAGACTTAAAATCTAGTTTATTTTCTGGAATTAAAGAAAATGAATTTATGTATTTAATACACAGTTATTATGCAGAACACTGTAAAGAAACTATTGCAGCTACAGATTATGGATTAAATTATGCTTCGGCATTACAACATAATAATTTTTACGGAGTACAATTTCACCCCGAAAAAAGTGGCGTTAAAGGGGCAGAAATTCTAGAAAATTTTTTGGAACTAAAAACCAACAACTAA
- the hisB gene encoding bifunctional histidinol-phosphatase/imidazoleglycerol-phosphate dehydratase HisB — protein sequence MKKVLFIDRDGTLVLEPPVDYQLDSLEKLEFYPKVFQYMAKIASELDYELVMVTNQDGLGTASFPEATFWPAQNKVMTAFEKEGVVFTDVHIDKTFPHENAATRKPRTGLLTKYFSEEYDLENSYVLGDRITDMELAKNLGAKGIYLSENPELGADEIAASEQEILDCIALTSTDWSEIYEFLKLKDRVAEITRNTNETKIYIKVNLDGSGKNDISTGLSFFDHMLDQIGRHGAMDLTIKVDGDLEVDEHHTIEDTMIAFGELFNKALGNKLGIERYGFCLPMDDCLAQVAVDFGGRNWLEWEADFKREKIGDMPTEMFFHLFKSFTDGAKCNLNIKAEGINEHHKIEGIFKAFAKAMKMAVKRDSNKMFLPSTKGML from the coding sequence ATGAAGAAAGTATTATTTATAGACAGAGATGGAACCTTGGTGTTAGAGCCGCCTGTAGATTATCAATTAGATAGTTTAGAAAAGTTAGAATTTTACCCTAAAGTATTTCAATACATGGCAAAAATTGCTTCAGAATTGGACTATGAATTGGTAATGGTTACAAACCAAGATGGTTTAGGTACCGCTTCTTTTCCTGAAGCTACTTTTTGGCCAGCTCAAAATAAAGTAATGACAGCTTTTGAAAAAGAAGGCGTTGTTTTTACTGATGTTCATATAGATAAAACGTTTCCGCATGAAAATGCTGCAACAAGAAAGCCAAGAACAGGACTTTTAACAAAGTACTTTTCTGAGGAATATGATTTAGAAAATTCATATGTTTTAGGGGATCGTATTACAGACATGGAATTGGCTAAAAATTTAGGTGCAAAAGGTATTTACTTATCTGAAAATCCAGAACTAGGAGCAGATGAAATAGCAGCTTCTGAACAAGAAATTTTAGATTGTATTGCATTGACAAGTACAGATTGGTCTGAAATTTATGAGTTTTTAAAACTGAAAGATAGAGTTGCTGAAATTACTAGAAATACTAATGAAACTAAGATTTACATCAAAGTAAACTTAGATGGTTCTGGTAAGAATGATATTTCTACAGGTTTGTCATTTTTTGATCATATGTTAGATCAAATTGGTAGACATGGTGCGATGGATTTAACCATTAAAGTTGATGGAGATTTAGAAGTAGATGAACACCATACAATAGAAGATACAATGATTGCTTTTGGTGAATTGTTTAACAAAGCATTAGGAAATAAATTAGGGATAGAAAGATATGGTTTTTGTTTACCAATGGATGATTGTTTAGCGCAAGTTGCAGTAGATTTTGGAGGCAGAAATTGGTTAGAATGGGAGGCAGATTTTAAGCGTGAAAAAATTGGTGACATGCCAACAGAAATGTTTTTTCATTTGTTTAAATCTTTTACAGATGGCGCAAAATGTAATTTAAATATTAAAGCGGAAGGTATAAACGAACATCATAAAATTGAAGGTATTTTTAAAGCGTTTGCAAAAGCAATGAAAATGGCAGTGAAAAGAGATTCAAATAAGATGTTTTTACCCTCTACAAAAGGAATGCTTTAA